CCTGCTCCTCTCGCTAACTCTATTCTGTCTTGCCGCTACGCTGCTATGCTGCGAGCCCGCACGGGCCTCCTCTCCATCCATCGACCTCATGGGGGTTGCTTGGGACCGCCTTAGCCTCAGCGTCTACATCCTACGAGGCCCCTCAGCCTCAAGTGAGTATATCGATGCAGTGGCGGAGGCGTTTAGGGTGTGGGACGTTGCACTAGAAGCCTTCGGAAGGCGCTACGGGTACCGTTACTTAGCGAGCTTCGCCTTCACCTTACACGTCGTCGACCAGGCCCCTACGACCTACGACATACTCGTCAACTTCACCCTCAGCCAGCCTCCCTTAGGTGAGCTTGGGAGGGCCACTATTTACCATAGGGACGGGAGGGTGGCGTGGGTCGATATAACGCTCTACATACATTACAGTGCAGTTACGCTAAGCGCTAGCGACGTGTACAACGTCGCGCTTCACGAAATAGGCCACGCGCTAGGCCTTGGACACACGCAGAGTAAGGA
This Candidatus Nezhaarchaeota archaeon DNA region includes the following protein-coding sequences:
- a CDS encoding matrixin family metalloprotease, which codes for MSSSSNAPRYLLLLSLTLFCLAATLLCCEPARASSPSIDLMGVAWDRLSLSVYILRGPSASSEYIDAVAEAFRVWDVALEAFGRRYGYRYLASFAFTLHVVDQAPTTYDILVNFTLSQPPLGELGRATIYHRDGRVAWVDITLYIHYSAVTLSASDVYNVALHEIGHALGLGHTQSK